One window from the genome of Trabulsiella odontotermitis encodes:
- the rbsK gene encoding ribokinase, whose protein sequence is MKTAGNLVVLGSINADHILNLETFPTPGETVTGNHYQVAFGGKGANQAVAAGRSGAKIAFIACTGDDDTGVRVRKQLESDNIDVTPVSAIRGESTGVALIFVNAEGENVIGIHAGANAALSTALVEAEKTRIAEADALLMQLESPLESVLAAANIAHQHQTSVVLNPAPARELSDELLSLVDIITPNETEAEKLTGIRVENDDDAAKAARALHDKGIKTVIITLGSRGVWASVEGKGQRVPGFKVKAIDTIAAGDTFNGALVTALLEENPLDEAIRFAHAAAAIAVTRKGAQPSVPWRKEIDDFLRQQG, encoded by the coding sequence ATGAAAACCGCAGGCAACCTCGTCGTCCTTGGCAGTATTAATGCCGATCACATTCTTAACCTTGAAACGTTCCCGACACCTGGCGAAACCGTTACCGGCAACCACTATCAGGTGGCGTTCGGCGGTAAAGGCGCAAACCAGGCGGTGGCTGCCGGGCGTAGCGGCGCGAAGATCGCCTTCATCGCCTGTACCGGCGATGATGACACCGGTGTTCGCGTACGCAAGCAACTGGAAAGCGACAATATTGACGTCACGCCCGTCAGCGCGATTCGCGGTGAATCAACCGGCGTCGCGCTGATTTTTGTCAATGCGGAAGGTGAGAATGTTATCGGTATTCATGCAGGTGCTAACGCTGCGCTCTCTACCGCGCTGGTAGAGGCAGAAAAAACGCGTATCGCTGAGGCGGATGCGTTGCTGATGCAACTGGAATCTCCACTGGAGAGCGTTCTGGCGGCGGCGAATATTGCGCATCAGCACCAGACTTCAGTCGTACTTAACCCGGCGCCGGCCCGTGAGTTATCTGACGAGCTGCTGTCGCTGGTGGATATCATTACTCCGAACGAAACTGAAGCGGAAAAACTGACCGGTATTCGCGTGGAAAATGACGACGATGCCGCGAAAGCCGCTCGGGCACTGCATGACAAAGGCATTAAAACGGTCATTATCACTCTCGGTAGTCGTGGCGTCTGGGCAAGCGTAGAAGGGAAAGGTCAGCGCGTTCCGGGGTTTAAAGTGAAAGCCATTGATACTATCGCTGCGGGAGACACCTTCAACGGTGCGCTGGTGACTGCGCTGCTGGAAGAGAATCCGCTGGACGAGGCGATTCGCTTTGCCCATGCCGCGGCGGCGATTGCCGTCACGCGCAAAGGTGCGCAACCTTCGGTTCCCTGGCGCAAAGAGATCGACGACTTCTTACGTCAACAGGGGTAA
- the rbsB gene encoding ribose ABC transporter substrate-binding protein RbsB — translation MNMKKLATLVSAVALSATVSANVMAKDTIALVISTLNNPFFVSLKDGAQKEADKLGYELVVLDSQNNPAKELANVQDLTVRGTKLLLINPTDSDAVGNAVKMANQAKIPVITLDRVASKGDVVSHIASDNVLGGKIAGDYIAKKAGEGAKVIELQGIAGTSAARERGEGFQQAVAAHKFNVLASQPADFDRTKGLNVMQNLLTAHPDVQAVFAQNDEMALGALRALQTAGKSDVMVVGFDGTPDGEKAVNDGKLAATIAQLPEQIGAKGVDTADKVLKGEKVQAKYPVDLKLVIKQ, via the coding sequence ATGAACATGAAAAAACTGGCTACTCTGGTTTCAGCTGTGGCACTGAGCGCCACCGTAAGCGCCAACGTAATGGCAAAAGATACCATCGCACTGGTGATCTCCACGCTGAATAACCCGTTCTTCGTATCGCTGAAAGACGGGGCGCAGAAAGAAGCTGACAAACTGGGCTATGAGCTGGTGGTTCTGGATTCCCAGAACAACCCGGCGAAAGAGCTGGCTAACGTGCAGGACCTGACCGTTCGCGGCACCAAACTGCTGCTGATCAACCCGACCGATTCTGACGCTGTTGGTAACGCCGTAAAAATGGCAAACCAGGCGAAAATCCCGGTGATTACCCTTGACCGTGTGGCGTCAAAAGGCGACGTCGTGAGCCATATCGCCTCTGACAACGTGTTAGGCGGCAAAATTGCCGGTGACTACATCGCCAAAAAAGCCGGTGAAGGCGCGAAAGTGATCGAACTGCAGGGGATTGCCGGGACATCCGCAGCGCGTGAACGTGGTGAAGGCTTCCAGCAGGCTGTTGCGGCACACAAATTTAACGTACTGGCCAGCCAGCCGGCTGACTTTGACCGTACTAAAGGTCTGAACGTAATGCAGAACCTGCTGACCGCACACCCGGACGTACAGGCTGTGTTTGCTCAGAATGACGAAATGGCGCTGGGTGCTCTGCGTGCATTACAGACCGCAGGTAAATCCGATGTGATGGTGGTTGGATTTGACGGTACTCCTGATGGCGAAAAAGCAGTAAATGATGGCAAACTGGCTGCGACTATCGCTCAGCTTCCTGAGCAGATCGGCGCTAAAGGCGTTGACACTGCGGATAAGGTACTGAAAGGCGAGAAGGTTCAGGCCAAATATCCGGTTGACCTGAAACTGGTCATCAAGCAGTAA
- the rbsC gene encoding ribose ABC transporter permease → MTTSAVSGRRYFTKAWLMEQKSLIALLVLIAIVSAMSPNFFTINNLFNILQQTSVNAIMAVGMTLVILTSGIDLSVGSLLALTGAVAASIVGIEVNALVAVATALALGAAIGAVTGVIVAKGRVQAFIATLVMMLLLRGVTLVYTNGSPINTGFTDNADLFGWFGIGRLLGVPAPVWIMAIVFIAAWYMLHHTRLGRYIYALGGNEAATRLSGINVNKIKIIVYSLCGLLASLAGIIEVARLSSAQPTAGTGYELDAIAAVVLGGTSLAGGKGRIVGTLIGALILGFLNNGLNLLGVSSYYQMIVKAVVILLAVLVDNKKQ, encoded by the coding sequence ATGACTACCTCGGCTGTTTCTGGGCGCCGTTATTTCACTAAGGCGTGGCTGATGGAGCAAAAATCGCTGATCGCCCTGCTGGTGCTGATCGCGATTGTGTCGGCCATGAGCCCCAACTTTTTTACCATCAACAACCTGTTCAACATTCTGCAGCAAACTTCTGTTAACGCCATTATGGCGGTTGGCATGACGCTGGTGATCCTCACCTCTGGGATCGATTTATCCGTCGGTTCGTTGCTGGCGCTGACCGGCGCCGTGGCGGCATCGATTGTCGGTATCGAAGTTAACGCGCTGGTGGCGGTCGCGACAGCGCTGGCGCTGGGTGCGGCGATTGGCGCCGTAACCGGGGTGATTGTCGCCAAAGGTCGCGTGCAGGCGTTTATCGCCACGCTGGTCATGATGTTGCTGCTGCGCGGCGTGACGCTGGTTTATACCAACGGTAGTCCGATCAATACCGGGTTTACCGATAACGCTGATCTGTTTGGCTGGTTCGGTATCGGTCGCCTGCTGGGCGTCCCGGCACCGGTCTGGATCATGGCGATTGTCTTTATCGCCGCCTGGTACATGCTGCATCACACACGTCTGGGGCGTTACATCTATGCGCTCGGCGGTAACGAAGCAGCAACGCGTCTGTCGGGGATTAACGTCAATAAAATCAAGATTATCGTCTATTCTTTGTGTGGTTTGTTGGCTTCACTGGCAGGCATTATCGAAGTGGCGCGTCTCTCTTCCGCGCAACCGACTGCAGGGACAGGCTATGAACTGGACGCCATCGCGGCCGTTGTGCTCGGCGGTACCAGTCTGGCTGGCGGTAAAGGTCGTATTGTCGGGACCCTGATTGGTGCGTTAATCCTCGGTTTCCTGAACAATGGTTTGAATTTGTTAGGTGTTTCCTCCTATTACCAGATGATCGTCAAAGCGGTGGTGATTTTGCTGGCGGTGCTGGTAGACAACAAAAAGCAGTAA